The Streptomyces halobius genomic interval GATGAGCAGCACGGCGAGCAGGCCGGACATGATCCGGTTTCGGGTCTTGGGATCCACCCCGCGAGCGTAACCGGCCGCCTCACCTGCCCAGCGGCCAGGCCGCCTCCGTCTCGTACCGGGGCTGCTCGCCGGGCGCGCCGGAGACCGGCAGATTGCTGCGGACGAGGGCCAGCTCGCCGACCGTCCAGCCGCTGCTCTCGAATGCGTCGAGGACGGCGGCGAACGGGGCGAGATGGGCCCGCGCCCCCCGGTCACGGCCGCGGGCGATGGTCAGATGCGGGTGGTACGGGCGGTGCGCGTGCCCCGCGCTGACCAGCCCGGCCTTGCGCGCCGCGGCCTCCGCCGACCCGGCCAGATGCCGCATGGCCTCCCGGTCCCCGGCGACCCCGGCCCATAGCGCGCGGTCACCGAAATGCCCGCCACCCTTGATCCACATCTCGTACGGATGGTGACGGTGCGCGGCCCGCTCCAGGCGCAGACGCAGCTCCGGCACCAGCTCGTCCGCCACCTCCCCGTAGAACGCCAGGGTGAAGTGCCAGCCCGGCCGCCCGGTCCAGCGCAGCCGGTCCGCGCCGGACAGCCGGCGCAGCGCCGCCACCTCGGCGGCCAGTTCCTCGATCGCCACCCGGGGCGGCAGCACCGCCGCGAAGAATCTCATGCGACCAGTCTGGCGCACGGGTTGACGCGGGCGGGCCCAGCCGGACGTACAGGGCCCTCCGGTCGGGCCGGCGGACGCACAGGGCGCTTCGCTCGGGCCGACGTACGTACGCGGCACCCGCCCGGGCCGACGTACGTATGGCGACCGGTCCCCGTGTCCCCCGCACGGGCCTGCCCCCTCCTCCCCCTGCCGCTCCACACCCGCGTCGCGAGCCCGAACACGGTCGGGCCCGACGGCCGCCGCCGCGGCCATCAAGCCACCGCAGCCACCCGCTCCCGCCCCTCCGCGCCCCCGTCCTGCCCGTCCCCCGCCGCGTGCCCGCCGGGCGCCGGCCCCCGCTCACGCGGGACGAAGGCCAGGTGCCGGCTCCCCCGGCGCAGGTCGATCCTCAGCCGCAGTCCGCCGGCCCGGGCCAGGATCAGGCCGATGACGGCACCGGCCGCGAGGGAGACCACGCCGCCGGTCAGGAAGCCGATCCGGGCGCCGTACGCATCGGTGACCCAGCCGACGAGCGGCGCGCCCAGGGGCGTACCGCCCATGAAGACCATCATGAACAGGCTCATCACCCGGCCGCGCATCACCGGATCGGTGGCCATCTGGACGCTCGCATTGGCGGTCACGTTGATGGTGAGGCCGACCATGCCGATGGGGGCGAGCAGGGCGGCGAAGATCCAGAAGGAGGGGGCAAGAGCGGCGGTGATCTCCAGGGCGCCGAACACCATCGCCGCGCCGACGAGCATCCGCAGCCGGGAGGACGCGCGCCGCGCCGCGAGCAGTGCGCCGATCAGCGAGCCGGCCGCCATCAGACCGTTGAACAGGGCATATGTGCCGGCGTCGGCGTGGAAGACCTGGGAGACGAAGGCGGTCAGCCAGATCGGAAAGTTGAAGCCGAAGGTGCCGATGAAGCCGATGAGGACGATGGGCCAGATGAGGTCGGGGCGCCGCGAGACATAGCGCAGGCCCTCCCGCAACTGGCCCTTGCTGCGCGGGGCCCGGTCGACCTTGTGGAGCTCGGCGGTACGCATCATCAGCAGTCCGGCGACCGGCGCGAGGAACGACAGGCCGTTCAGCAGGAAGGCCCAGCCGCTGCCGAAGGCGGTGATCAGCACACCTGCCACGGCCGGGCCGACCAGCCGCGCGGACTGGAAGTTGGCGGAGTTGAGGCTGACGGCGTTCCGCAGGTCGTCCGGGCCGACCATCTCGACGACGAATGCCTGGCGGGAGGGGTTGTCGAGGACGGTGACCAGGCCGAGGGCGAAGGCCATCAGGTAGACGTGCCAGACCTGGACATGGCCGCTGAGAGTGAGCACGGCGAGGGCCAGGCCGGTCAAGCCCATGGCGGACTGGGTGATCAGCAGCAGCTTGCGCTTGGGGAAGCGGTCGGCGATGACGCCGCCGTAGAGCCCGAAGAGCAGCAGGGGGAGGAACTGCAGCGCGGTGGTGATGCCGACCGCGCCCGACGAGCCGGTGAGGCTCAGGACCAGCCAGTCCTGGGCGATGCGCTGCATCCAGGTGCCGGTGTTGGACACCACCTGGCCGGTGGCGAAGAGGCGGTAGTTGCGGATGCGGAGTGAGCTGAACATGCCCTTCCGCAGTGTGGCGGTGGGGCCGGTGGCAGTACGAGCGGTATCCGGGCCGGTGACGGTGCCGCCGGTGGTGGTGCGAGCGGCGTCCGGGCCGGTGCGGGCACCGGCAGGTGCGGCTATGCCCGCGGCGGGGCCCGCGGCGGGCGCGGGCGCGTCGTCGGACTCCGTGTCGTGGTCGGGGTTCGGTGCGGGGGCGGAGTGTGCTCCGGATCCCGTACTCAAAGTGGTTTCGCCTCCTTGGCCTGGGTCCTTGGTCTGGGGTTTCACATCTCTGCGAGTTTCTCCAGTACGGGCGCGGCGGCCCGCAGCTTCGCCCACTCGTCCGCGTCCAGCCCGGAGGCCAGCTCGGCGAGCCAGGCATTGCGCTTGCGACGGCTCTCGTCGAGCATCGCCTCGGCCTGTTCTGTCTGGGTGACGACCTTCTGACGGCGGTCGTCGGGGTGCGGCTCCAGCCGGACCAGTCCCTTGGCCTCCAGCATGGCCACGATGCGGGTCATCGACGGCGGCTGCACATGCTCCTTGCGGGCCAGCTCACCGGGAGTGGCGTGGCCGCGCCGGGCGAGGGTGCCGAGTACGGACATCTCGGTGGGGCTGAGCGACTCATCGACCCGCTGGTTCTTGAGGCGGCGGGACAGGCGCATCACGGCGCCGCGCAGAGCGCTCACGGCAGCGGCATCGTCGCCGCTGAACAGTTCCGGCATGGTCATTAGCATAACTCATTACCTTGGCTAAATTAAAGCTCTTGGTCTACCCCCGAGTTCCTCTCGCTCACCCACATGAGCTCCGACTCGATCACCCATATGGGTGAGGTCGTAGCCGAAAGTGACACGGCTGACCGGGTGGTGCGGGGACCGTGTCGGTATGGGATCGAGAGTGCTCAGCCTGCGGGTCGAAGGGGAGTTGCTGGAACGCATCCGGCAGCACGCCGCGAAACGCGGAATGAGCGTCCAGGACTATGTGATCCGGACGCTCATCCGCGATGACTTCGACGAACGCTTCAAGACGTCGGTCGACGAGACGGAGCGGTTCTACGACGAGACAGAGCGGTGCTGCAGCGGCGCCGCCATAGAAGCCCCGGGGGCCACTTGACCCCCGGCGCCCCCGGCAAACCGCTGACCGGCCCCTGAAGTGCCGCTGCCCGCCGCCTACTTGACGCCCAGCAGCTGCTCGATCGGGTTCAGCAGGAAGTAGACGAGGAAACAGAGCCCGACGACGTCCAGCAGCCACGGGATCTTCTTGAAGTGTCCGGTCGCCGTCCGCAGCAGGATGTGGGCCAGGATGCCGATGCCGATGCCGTTGGTGATGCTGTAGGTGAACGGCATCGAGATGATCGTCAGGAAGGCCGGGATGCCGACGGTGAGGTCGCCCCAGTCGATGTCCCGGACGTTCGAGGCCATGATCAGGAAGCCGACGACAAGCAGCGCGGGGGTCGCGGCCTGTGCGGGCACCACGGTCGCCAGCGGTGTGAAGATCAGCGCCAGCAGGAAGAGGCCGCCGGTCATCAGATTGGCCAGGCCGGTGCGAGCCCCCTCGCCGACACCGGCCGTGGACTCCACGAAGCAGGTGTTGGCGGAGGCGGAACCGGCGCCGCCGGCCGCGACCGCGATGCCGTCCACCATCAGGATCCGGCCCATGCCCGGCAGATTGCCGTCCTTGTCGGTCAGTCCGGCCTCCTCGCCGACGCCGATGATGGTGCCCATCGCGTCGAAGAAGCCGGACAGCAGGACGGTGAAGACGAAGAGGCAGCCGGTGAGCACACCGACTTCCTTGAAGCCGCCGAAGAGGCTGATGTCGCCGATCAGGCCGAAGTCGGGGGCGCCGACGATGTGTTCCGGGAGGTTGGGGACGGCCAGGCCGCCCCAGGCGGCGTCCGGGATGTCGGCGAGCGCGTTGATCACGATCGCGACGACGGCCATGGTGACCATGCCGATGAGGATCGCGCCCTTGGTCCGCCGCACGATCAGCATGAACATCAGCACCAGGCCGAGGACGAACACCAGCACCGGCCAGCCCGCGAGCTGACCGTCCTGGCCCAGGCCCATCGGGACGGTGGTGTGCGCGGCGTCCGGGTTCCGGGTGACGAAGCCCGCGTCGACCAGGCCGATCAGCGAGATGAACAGGCCGATGCCGATCGCGATGGCGCGCCGCAGCCCGCCCGGGATCGCGTCCATCACCCGCTGCCGCAGTCCCGAGGCGACCAGGATCATCAGCACCAGACCGGCGAGCACGACCATGCCCATCGCGTCCGGCCAGCTCATCTTGGGGGCGAGCTGGAGGGAGACGACGGCGTTGATGCCGAGGCCGGCGGCGATGGCGATGGGGACATTGCCGATGACGCCCAGGAGGATCGTGCTCAGACCGGCCATCAGCGCGGTGGCGGTGACCAGCTGGGCGTTGTCGAGTTGCTGGCCGTATTTGTCGGTGCCGGCGCCGAGGATGATCGGGTTCAGCACGATGATGTAGGCCATCGCGAAGAACGTGGCCAGGCCGCCACGGAGTTCACGGCCGACCGTCGACCCCCGCTCGGAGATCTTGAAAAACCGGTCGAAGCCGTTCTTGGAGGGATGACCTGGGCTCTTGAGGGGGTCGACCGGCATGGTGGTCGAGGGCGACATGCGAGGACCTCAGTCGTACGGGCCTGGGGGAGGCGCGGGGGCCCAAGGGCCCGGAACACAGACAACGACAGCAAACATGAAGAACTGGATCAGACTGGATGAAGCGACGATCCCAACCAGTCAGATCCAGAAAGATTCAGTATGAATAAACAATACGTTGATCGCTATCTCCGCGCGTAGACCCCGTTGGCACAAGGGCCGCGGCGGACGCACGGGCGGCACGGCCGCCGCCCGGAGTTCTCGAACACCCGCCCCGTAAGCTGGCCCCATGTGGAAAAGGTCCGAACTGCGCGAGGCCCCGGCGCCTCTCGAAGGTCCCGTCGTCGGCACGATCACCGGCGGCACCATCATCTGGTTCGTGCTCTTCCTCGGCCAGCTCCCCTTCTACGGCTGGTTCGCCGACCACGGTCACGCCTGGTGGGTGTGGACCTGCCTGGCCGGCGTCGGCCTCGGACTGCTCGGCATCTGGTACGTCCGCAAGCGCGATGCCGCCCTCAAGCGCGAAGCCGCCCTCAAGCGCACGGCGTCCGACGGCCTCTGAGCGGACGCAGGCAGCCGAAGGCAGCGAGCGGCACCCGGCCCTACGAACCCCGCTGCACCCAGCAGCGCCCCGCTGCACCCGCCGGCACCCAGCGGGTGATTCGCGCCGTCCGCCCGTAACGATCCTCGGCGCTCTTCGCGGTGCCACCGACCCCCCACTCCGCGCTCGGGGTATCGGCGATGAACGCGTGGGTGAAGGGCCGCATCTGCTCGCCCGTGCGCTCGATGAGCGCTCCCGAAAGGCGCTCCACCATCCGGCGCTTCTGCTCGTGAGCGAAAACGCCCTCGATGGCCTTGATCTCCACGACTGGCATCAGACCATCCCCTTATGCCGGAAGTACCGGTGACGACCGCCCGTTTCGAGGCCGGAGAGCCCCGCTCACCGCGGCGCGATGGGCGGGGCCGTTCGGCGCAAGGGTCCGGTGGTCAGTCGAACCAGCGCGCCCGCGCCAGCTCGTCCCCGCGCTCCGGGTCCTCCAGCAGTGCCGCGACCTCGAACCGACGCGGCCACTGGCCCGCCGCCCAGGCGAGGCCCGCCGCGACGCCCTCCAGTGTGGCGGCGTGCAGGGTGCCGTCCGGCATCCACCGCCAGTCCAGCTCCGCGGTCCGCGCGCCGTCGCCGACGAGCAGTTCCTCGTGCTCCCAGTACGTCTCCGGGGTCCTGGCGCCGAGCAGCACCCGCACCGCGTCGGGCACCACCCGCCGTACGCCCTCGGAGCGCACCTCGGCGCTGATCACCTCGCTCAGCCGCCGCACCTGGAACAGCTCCGCCAGGGCGGCCGCCCGCGTCGGCCGGACCGGCAGCAGCGCGAGACCCGCCGTCAGCGGCATCAGATCCGGCGCGTCGGCGACCACCGCGTCCGCCGCGTCCACCACCCGGATCTCCCGGTCGACCACCGCCCGGAGCTCGTCCGGCAGCGTCACCTGATCGGGGTCGAGGTCGGTCAACGCGCCGTACAGAGCATGCAGTTGGGCCGCGCCGACGGCCGACTCCTCGTCCGCGAGCCGCGCCAGCAGCTCCGCCGCGCCGCCCGGCTCGTCCAGCAGCGCCGCGACCGAGGTGCGCACGCCGAGCGCACTCAGCACCTGCGCGTCGACGTCACCGGCGTTAGCCGACTCGTAGAGACCGGCCAGCAGCGGATCGCCGCCCGCCGACCGCAGCCCCGCGGGCCGCCGGCCGTCCAGCACCGGGTGCCCCCGCAGCCACCAGGCGGTGTACGGGCGTACGGTCTCCGTCGTACCGTCCGGCAGCAGTACCCGCACCGGCGCGGTCAGCGCGTCACGCAGCGGCGGCCGGGAGAGCATCTCCAGCACCCGCGGCCAGGCGTCGTCGTCGACCAGGTCGAGGTCGCGGACGGCGACCAGTTCGGTGACCACCGGCGGGACGGGGGTCACCGGGAGCGCGTCGAGGATGTCCTCGCACCACACATCCACCGCGTCCAGCAGCCCGACGTCGTCCGGTTCGACGAAGACCCCCTCGCGCGGCTCCATTTCGTCCGGATCGAGCACCACATCGGTGGCACGGACCAGCGCGAAGCCGGCCAGCACACCCACCGCGGTCAGCGGCTGCTCACCCCAGCGCTCCGCCAACTCCGCGTCGCACGCGGCGAGTTCATCCTCCCGGATGACCCGCTCAAAGGCGCTTCCCGGGAACACCAGCTCCCCCGCGGGGGTCAGCTCGCCGTCCTCGTCGAGCAGCGCGAGGGCGCCGAGCCAGGGCTCGTCACCCGGCGAGAGATTGGCGTCCCGGACGAGACCGAGCACCGTCTCCGCCAGCTCCTCGGCACCCAGCGGCGCACCCGCCCCCGCCTCGCCGAACTCGCCCGCGAAGACGTCGTACGCGTCCTCGTCCGCGTCCAGCGAGTTCTCCACGGCCGCCCGCACCTGGGGAGTTGTCAGCACGGCGCGCGGTGAGGCCGGGGTGGCGCCCAGCTTCTCCAGCAGCGGGTGCACCGCCTCCGGGTGGGCGACCTTCAGCCCGAGCCGGGCGAGCGTACGGTGCGTCGCCTCGGTGTCCCCCGCCGGCCCGCCGGCCAGCGGCAGCAGCACCTGACGCGGTCCGATCGTGGTCCGCGCGCTCCCGCTCAGCCCGCCGCCGGTGCCGGCCAGCGGCACCGGCAGCCCGCTGAGCCGGTCCGGGTCGGTGCCGGCCAGCGCGTCATAGAGCCGCCACCACCAGCCGGGCGGCCGCTCCACCCCCGCCAGCCGGTCGACCATCTCGCCGAGCGGCACCCGGGCCACACCCAGCGACCGCAGCTCCGGCCGCCGCTCCAGCCCGGCCGGCAGCAGGCTCGGAAACAGTTCGGCCAGCACACCGACCGTCGCCGCGCCCGCGCCCTCCAGCAGCTCGGCGTCCACGGGCCGCAGCACATAGCGCTCTTCGTCGCCGCCCTCGTCCCACGCCGCGCGCTCTGCCGGCGCCTCGGCCGCACCCCCGGTGCGCGCACCCGCACTCGGCAGAAAACGCACCCGCGGCAGCAGCTCCAGCACCTGCCGGCGCAGCTCACCGTCGAGACCACCCTTGCCCAACGGCCCCGGCACCAGATCGAGCGTGCCCACCGACACCGGCTGCCAGTCGCGCAGCAGCGTCGTATACGTCTCGGCCGCCCGGACGGTCAGGAAGTCGGTCAGCGCGCCCGGCGCGACATGACGCCGGGTCGGCTCCAGCGGGAACGACGCGATCAGCAGCGCGGGCAGTCCCAGCTGCTCGTCCGTCGGCGTCGGCGCGTGCACCACCGGCGCCGTCCCGGGCCGCGCCGGCGCGCCCTCGTCGTCCACCGGGACCGCCCAGGTCACCGACCACACCGGCCGCAGCCGCTCCTCGACGGGGCGGTCTGCGAGCAGCGCCGGGTCCAGCGGGCCCCCGTCACTCACCACCCGCCACCGGGTGGCACCCCGCTCACTGTCCTCGATCAGCACATACGCGTCGTCCTGCCGCCGCCTCAACTCCCGTACGGTCTCCGGAGTCTCCACGATCACCTGGGCCAGGCCCGGCAGCGTCAGCAGCAGCGCCGCGTCGATCCCGTCCAGCAGCCGTTCGGCGAGATCCTGCGCCGCGCCGTCCCGCAGCGGCAGCACGACCGCGGTGTCATACCCCTCGGGCGCACTGCCCTCCGCGGGCAGCGGCAGCCGCAGCAGCGGGACATGACCGTCCCGGCGGCGCAGCTCGCCGCCCAGGCCGGGGCTGTGCGCCGCCACCTCCTGTGTCAGCTCGCGGGCCTCGGCCAGCGACCAGCGGACGCCGCCGGTGCGCCCCACCAGCGCCGGCTCATCGCTCACGGACAGCACCGCGGCGAAGCCCACCCCGAACCGGCCGACCGCGCCGGCCGCCACGCCGGCCTCCCGCTTCGCGGAGGCCCGCAGCGTGGACAGCGACTCGACGCCGGTGGCGTCCAGGGGCGCACCGGTGTTGGAGGCCACCAGGACGGCGGGCCCGGTGTCGTCCGCCGGATGCAGCGTCAGCCGCAGCCGCCCGGGGACACCGGCGCGGGCCGCCGCGTCCGCCGCGTTCTGCGCCAGCTCCACGACGAGCCGGTCGCGGTAGCCGCCGAGCGCGAGGTCCTCCTCCGCGTTGGCGTCCTCCCGGAACCGGGCGGGCGACGCGGCCCAGGAATCCAGCACGCCGCGCCGCAGCCGCGCGGTACCGAACGGGTCTTCGGCTGCGCCTTGCACCCACGACGTACCAGCCACGTTTCTGTCTCCCTCTTTGCCTGGTCGGGGCCCCGACGCTTGCCCGGTCGGTGGGGGGTGACGTTACCGCCCCACGTTGCCGGGTTTCCCGCCGTACCCAGCCTGTTGTTCTTTTCCCGCCTTCGGCGGGATCGGGGGAGGTTGTGGGGTGGGTCGCGAACCAGTGTGGGTGGGTCCGGTGCCGGGCCTCCGGGACTCCCCTACAGCCCGGCCCCTCCCGCCGGATACGCGACCACCCTGGGTGGGGGGAAAGGAAAGTGGTGGGTTGCGCCGGGGGCCAAAGAGCGGCGGCCCCGTTCTTGTGCCTGCTCCCCCACCGGCCGGAGGTCGACAACGGACGGGAGGGTGGGGGTACCTCCCATACCTTTGAGGCTATGGGGGAGCTCCGCAGGACGGAGTCCGGAGGGGCGAACCCGTACCCGCCGCTACACGCACGCGGCCGCTGCGGCCAACCCCCACCCGCTCGCCGAAGGCGAGCGAACGATTACGGCGGGGCACCCGGCAACGTTCGGTGAGGCCCAGCGCCTAGCTGTGGCCGAGCTCCTCATCTGGAGCGGCCTCCTCAACGGACCCCCCGTCCCGCTCGGGCCGCAACGCCAGTGGCTCGATCACCGTCTCGTCCACGACCGGAGCGGCCGGGCGCGGCGGCTTCGGCATGACGGCGGCCTCGGAGTGCGCCCCGCACCCGTACGCGAGGGAGACCACCCGGCCGTCCGCCGGGGAGAACTCGTTGGCGCAGACGCCGAACGCCTGGCGCAGGGAACCGGCCAGCGGTGTGAGGAAGCCGCAGGTCATGCAGGTGGCAGGGGCCGCCTGCGCCATCGGCGTCTTCGCGCCGTACGCCTCTTCCCAGCGGTCGGCCGCGGCGTGCAGGCCGTAACGGGACAGCACGCGGGCGCGACGCATGCCCAGTTCCTCGGCGACACCGGCGATACCGCCCCGGGCGGGCGCCGGCTGCACCGCGGGCGAGCCGGGGACGACCTCCGCGTCCTCGGCGTCGGCGACGTCGGCCACCTCGGCCATCGCCTCGCTGACCACGGAGTTCGGCGGCGGGACGTCCTCACCGGTGAAGCCCGGCTCCAGGCGCAGATCGTCGGCCTCGGTGGGCAGCAGATCGCCGGGGCCCATGTCGCCGGGGCGCAGCCGTTCGCTCCACGGGACCCATTCGGGCGCGAGGAGGGCGTCGGGGCCCGGCAGCAGCGCGGTCTCGTCAAGGGTGACAGTCTTGGCGCGGGAGGCGCGGGCCACCGTCACCGCCCAGCGCCAGCCCCGGTAGCCGGGCTCTTCGCAGTCGAAGAGGTGCGTGACGACGCGGTCCCCGTCGGCGACGGCGGCGAGGTGCTCGCCCACCGTGCCCGGCACCGCGGCCTCCTCGGCCGCCGCACGGGCAAGGTCGACCGCCTCGGCGCACAGGCGGTCGGGGGTACGGCTTCGCATCGCAGCACTCACAAGAATCGATTCTCTCTTCCACGCCGTCTCACGAGTGCGCCAGCCGGAGCTGTCCTGTCCTGTTCCGGACGACCGGCGGGGCCGGGGGCGGGCGGAGCGGACCTGGGGACCGCGTCGACGTCCGCGCCCGGTCGTTTCGGTCGAGCGCACCTCCTACGAACCATTCTGCGGGATCGCGGTGAGGTACGCGGCCAAAAACGACCGCCGGTGGCGCGCTACACACGCTACCCCTTCAATCGTGCACGACTCTTCGGCGGGAGCGGCAAATCTCCCCGGCGGGGGCCGGGGCCGGGGACACCCCGCGCGGGAGCGGGGAGAAACCGCCCTCTGCCGGGCGCGTTGCGGCAGTATGGCGAGGTGGCTGCCGCAAGGTCGTCGAGAGTGTCGAAGTCGTCGAAGGTGTCGAAGACATCGCAGGTGTCGCGGGCTTCGACCAGGGACGGGATGCGAGGCAACCGGGCCCGCCAGGCGGGCCGGGCTGTCGGCCGCGCGCTGCACCTGCCGCTCACCGGCGCGGCCCGCCGGGTGCGCCGCGCCACGCATGCGCAGGGCGCGGGCGAATCGGGCCTGGGCAAGCTGATCGAACTGCACGCGGTGAACGCCGCGGGCGACATGATGATCACGATCGCGCTGGCGTCGACGGTGTTCTTCGCGGTGCCGACGGATCAGGCGCGGGGCCGGGTGGCGCTGTATCTCGCGGTCACGATGGCGCCGTTCGCGCTGCTCGCCCCGGTGGTCGGGCCGCTGCTGGACCGGATCCCGCACGGCCGCCGGGCGGCGATGGCGGGCTCCATGCTGGCCCGTGCGCTGCTCGCGCTGACGATGGCCGGCGCGGTCGCGGGCGGGGGGCTGGAGCTGTATCCGGCGGCGCTGGGTGTGCTGGTGTCGTCCAAGGCGTACGGGGTCGTGCGAAGTGCGGTGGTGCCGCGACTGCTGCCCCGGCGGATCTCTCTGGTGAAGGCCAATTCGCGAGTGACGCTCGCCGGGCTGCTGGCGACCGGGCTGGCGGCGCCGCTCGGTGGCGGGCTCCATCTGATCGGGCCGAGCTGGCCGCTGTACGGGGCGTTCGTGGTGTTCGTGATCGGCACCTTCCTGTCGTTCACGCTGCCGCACAAGGTGGACTCGGCGAAGGGCGAGGGGCGCGCTCGGCTGGCGTCACGGGACGATACGGAGCGCATGGGGCGCGCTCGGCCGGCGTCACGGGACGATACGGAGCGCATGGGGCGGGCCCGGCCGGCGTCACGGGACGCTGCCGTCGGGCCGGTGCGCGGCGGATGGAGGCCGGGGCTGCGGACGGTCGGCCCGTCGGTGCTGCACGGGCTGCAGGCCAATGCCTGTCTGCGGTCGCTGTCGGGGTTCCTGACATTCTTCCTGGCGTTTCTGCTGCGTGAGCACCCGCTGGGCGGGCTGGGTCCGGCGGCGTCGCTGGGCCTGGTCGTGGTGGCCGCGGGCACCGGCAACGCGCTGGGCACCGCGATCGGGGCGTGGCTGAAGGCACGCGGCCCGGAGCAGCTGATCGCGACGATGCTCGGGCTGGCCCTGGGGGTGACGGCCACCGCGGCGGTCTTCTACAGCGCGGTCGCCATCGTGGTCGTGACGGCCGCGGCGGCCACCGCGGGCCTGTGCCAGGCGCTGGCGAAGCTGTCGCTGGACGCGATGATCCAGCGCGATATGCCGGAGCAGGTCCGTACCTCCGCGTTCGCGCGGTCCGAGACGACGCTGCAGATGTCCTGGGTGGTCGGCGGCGCGATCGGCATCTCGCTGCCGCTGTACGGGACGGTGGGGATGATGGTGGCCGCCGGGCTGGTGATGACCGGTGTGGTGCTGGCCGTACGGGGGCTGCTGAGCACGGCCCGGCGGGGCGGCAAGGCGCGTGCTCGGGTGGCATGAGAGCCGCGGAATGCGGCACGCCGCACCCGCGCGCGGCGAGAGCTGGGGCGCCCGATAGCCTGCCCGTATGACCGCTGCGTTGATCTCCTGGGGCAAGGGCCGCCGTGCCGCTGCCGCCATCGGTGCCGTGTCCCTGGGCCTCATCACCCTCTCCGCCTGCGAGAAGCCGACCCCGCTCGCGACCGTGACCGCCGGTTCGACGACGGTGACGTCCGAAGTCACCCCGGGCTGCGACGGCGAGGGCAAGGTCCTCGACAAGAAGACGATCGAGTCCTGCCTCTCGAAGAAGGGCGGCAAGACGATCA includes:
- a CDS encoding DUF3027 domain-containing protein; the protein is MRSRTPDRLCAEAVDLARAAAEEAAVPGTVGEHLAAVADGDRVVTHLFDCEEPGYRGWRWAVTVARASRAKTVTLDETALLPGPDALLAPEWVPWSERLRPGDMGPGDLLPTEADDLRLEPGFTGEDVPPPNSVVSEAMAEVADVADAEDAEVVPGSPAVQPAPARGGIAGVAEELGMRRARVLSRYGLHAAADRWEEAYGAKTPMAQAAPATCMTCGFLTPLAGSLRQAFGVCANEFSPADGRVVSLAYGCGAHSEAAVMPKPPRPAAPVVDETVIEPLALRPERDGGSVEEAAPDEELGHS
- a CDS encoding MFS transporter, with protein sequence MRGNRARQAGRAVGRALHLPLTGAARRVRRATHAQGAGESGLGKLIELHAVNAAGDMMITIALASTVFFAVPTDQARGRVALYLAVTMAPFALLAPVVGPLLDRIPHGRRAAMAGSMLARALLALTMAGAVAGGGLELYPAALGVLVSSKAYGVVRSAVVPRLLPRRISLVKANSRVTLAGLLATGLAAPLGGGLHLIGPSWPLYGAFVVFVIGTFLSFTLPHKVDSAKGEGRARLASRDDTERMGRARPASRDDTERMGRARPASRDAAVGPVRGGWRPGLRTVGPSVLHGLQANACLRSLSGFLTFFLAFLLREHPLGGLGPAASLGLVVVAAGTGNALGTAIGAWLKARGPEQLIATMLGLALGVTATAAVFYSAVAIVVVTAAAATAGLCQALAKLSLDAMIQRDMPEQVRTSAFARSETTLQMSWVVGGAIGISLPLYGTVGMMVAAGLVMTGVVLAVRGLLSTARRGGKARARVA